cggccccctgcTGCCCGAGCTCACAACGCCTAAGGGGCAACTccaaacacttcttcatctgaaaccccctccacatcgctaacttggtcgtcgaaggggtcgggccgagcgcctcggcccgacctttgtgcaggtgccagaCGGGGTCGATTCTTCTaggcgctgcggcggagcttcctgccgacccgacccgacctgctgacccgacctcccgacccgacgtcctgacccgaaccaccgtgctcgacCGCCggaagaccccgagggacgccacccgagacccccgaaccgagccgcgacgaccCCGAGACCACGGCTTAACACGATGTCCCCGCCGCATCAGCAATCATTCAAGAAAGTGCATGCAAGAAGCAAAACCATACCTCACGAttcaaaagaaaaggagatgataACTCATAATTGGACAGAGATATTTACATTAAAAACGGAACTCTTCTGACTATAAGGAGGTGGGAGGAGAGACGTGACCGTCGAGGGTGGTGGGGGGCAGCAGCGCTGAACGAGTCGCAGGAGGAGAAGGGTGTTATCGATAAAGCCTGGGAAAAAAAAATTCCAAATAAATATAtgcataatttattttttgttgtatGAAATTAACTTTTTCGAATATTTATTTTTCGGAAAATGAAGTATATAGATCTCAGCATTcaattaaatcaaattaaatacAAGATATATATGAACAAATTCTCTTTGCATTCTTCTTTGTTGATACTTATGAATCAGGGGAGAAAATGGTTGTGCAAGCATGATATTAATAACCATTTTATGAATGTGATCCATCAAAGTAGATCACCAGATCGTCGTCAAGTGTTTCTTCTTGGAATCCAATGCCTACAGCGTGCTGAGCTTGTGAGCACCTCAGCAAGCAGACAAAGGCAAGACACGCAGTCATGGGGTCCGAAGCACGGTGCCCAGATGCCCGCTTCCAGCGTCTTCACGCGCAGGGCATGAGCGAAGCGAATGCCCCAGTAGTACTTCCAACAGCCATTGCATCGAAAACTCCACTCATTTACCGCTTACAGACTCCAGCAGTGGGACATCAAACAGAGCCCTTGAAGGGAGGGCTTTGATCGATGTCCTTCTCAGAGTTCTCATTGCCTTCATTTCTTTCTCGGCATCAGTGCAGTGTGGCCATTTTTCTACACCAGGACGAATCCAAGGTTGGATTTGAGGGAGTAAAATAATGATCCAAAGCTGCACTCATGTCACACTTGATTACCACATGGCATGATGTTTAGGTTAATGCTGAGTTAATCACAAGTATGGGAGTTTAGCCGAATGAGAAGAATGTGACTGTGACTCTGCAAAAGGCATCAGGCCCGATACATATGCTGAAGGCCGGAGAAAAAGCTAACACTAACATGATGGACTtcaactttttcttcttctttgttcaGTATTAAGAAGAGGCAACGAGCTGCTATAGAACTTTATCGTGGTATGTGTTTTAAAGGCAGCGGTAGGAATGATGACCAGAGAATGATGGAGCAACAGCAGCAGGAGGAGGTCATGGCAACTCAAGAGCcctgcactgcactgcactgtTAGCTTTTTGTTGTCTGGTGAGGGTAAAGTTCAGTGGAGAAAATTCTGTTCTATACTGCATTCTCCTGCCATGCTACGTTGTATACATCCTGTTGGAACGTGTGATAGCtttttacgaagaaaggaaggccTTGACCCAATTCTTGAGAAGGTGAAAACTGCAGTCAGTAGTTATCTTGCGCAGGAACTACAAGCCCTAAAAAGGTGGAGAGCCTAAGAATGATAGTTGTTGACTGGAAGATCGAAAGAGTCATCTGGAGTTCGGAACACGAGAAGTTCAGCGTCTCAGTCAATGCATTAAAACACTCTTAGGCCCAGGTTGTCGCCTGTGGGCACGTACTGCGATGTACGTGTATCTCACTGTACCAAACATACCGCAGATTTCCATACTTTCTTTATCGATCACTAAGATTGCTAACATAGTTTAATTTGATGCAAATTTTCCATGGAACTCGAACGATTTCGATCAGAAATACGAGCAATATACGACGACAGTAAACTTTATTACATGCATACCACATCAGCAAAGCATCAATCTGATGATCAAAAAAGCATTATGATCCAAAAGGCTTAAAAGTATCAAGTGATGGGTATCTTTTTGTTAATTTGGTTCTTCAGATGGGCCTATCTTCTCGAGGTAATaatgatttatcataataattttcAGAGGATTTGGAGTGATGCCCTCAGTGTGGTTGAGTGTATTCTACACTTGCCCTCCAAAGCCATATACAAGTAACATCCACTTTATCCAATCATATACACAATCAGCCCCTCCACAAccttctccccctctcctccgTGCACCGATCTATTCTTTGGCCTGTCTACCTTTCCCTCTCGCCCCATTTCCTCTCGAGAGACACagtaagaaaagaagaaaaagaagccacGTAAAAAAAGTAAAAGCGTTGCACTCACCACCTCAACACCCTCCCGCCCTCATTACTCATTCCCTTAGAACGAAGCAACAGCACATCATAAGGTCCACTGCCTCAAAGAAAACACCGTgatagaaagaggagagagagagagagaggaatgacaACGATGAGCCGTCTTCTACCGCTGCTGctatctctcctcctcctccaagtcTCCCTCCTGGCCGCGCAGCCCGCTCTGCCCGAGCCTGACGCCGCTTCCATTCAGCTCATACCCTCCACCTCCTCTGCCGCTGCTGGTggcgcctcctcctcttcccctccggCCACCATTCCCGCCTTTCCCGAGCAGTCCGACGTCTCCACAGCCGCCTGTCCCCTCGACCCCCCTGCCGACCTCCTCCCTTCCGTCTCCGCTGCCTGCGGTGCCTCCGATGACAGTCTTCCCTCCCGCTCCCGGTGTTGCCCCACCCTCAACGCCTGGCTCCTCGCCGCCTACTCCGCCTCCGCCCTCGCCGCCCACCCGCCGCCGTCCTCCGGCTACGACCTGCCCGCCCTGCCCGACGATTCCGAGGCGTGCATCGGCGGCGTGGAGCGCGCTCTCCGGGACCGCGGAGTGGATCTGCCGCGCGTGAACGGCACGTGCGACGCGGCGTATTGCTACTGCGGCGTCCGCCTCCGGCGGCTAGCCTGCGCGGGGGCGTTCGTGGCCGATGCCGCGGAGGGGAGATGGGTCCCGGCGGGAGACGCCGGGCGGCGGCTGGAGAGGGACTGCTCTCGTTTCGGATTTTCCGGGTGCACTCGGTGCCTCCGTTCCCTCAACCAGGTGAGTAGAGTGGCTCCTCACCCTGTCCGACTCCCTAGCTGACTCGCTTAGCTCGCTTGATCAGCTCGTTCTTAACTCGGTACTCGAGGTGAGAAGTTGAAAAGGGAGTCCGCCAACGAAATACTGCAGAATTAAAACTTCGTACAGCCATGACACGAGAATTCGTGAGAGTCTCTCCTTTCTAAGTTCTGTTTGCGTCCGAGTTCCTTTAGAACCGAGGCAGCGCTAACTCGTTAAGCATCCATCGGCATCTGCAACAATGTGATGATGCAGCTATCATCACTTCATTTTCCATGGTTTTGATGCATCGCTGGTTTGGAGATGTCTATAATAATCTcttatttttccttcttttctgaTTTTGCTGAGCTGAAACAAAGCAGTATAAACATGGATTCACATGCATCGGTACTCATGTCAGTTTGTATAAGAATTCGACCTTCCTATGGCCCAGAAAGCTTGGAGTTTACCTGCACCAACCATTGGCATCGCTGTCCTCTGATGCGACTCTCTTCTCTCAGATCAATGATTGCAGCAAAATAACACATTAAAATAACACGTCCAGCACAAATCTCCGTTGTTTTAAGTTCTTTCTTGTTAACATATCTAAATCTGAATTCATTGTTCTCCTTCGATCTGTGTGTTCTTTGGCAGCTAAAGTCCGAAGAGAAACGAGGCATCGGCAACGCAACCAAGTGGGACAAGAAGGCGGGCCCAACTCAAGACCGGGAATGCCAACTGATGGGGGTGACGTGGCTCCTGTCAAAGAACAGGACGCACTTCCTGCCGGCCGCCACCTCTGTACTCCGGGTGCTCATGGCGGCCGACGGCGTCGGCGGCCCCGATCCCACCTCATGCACTCTCTCCCTCGACGACATGCCGCTTGCCGTCGGATCCGACCAGATCGATAGCCGTGGCGGATCCTCCGCCGTCCGATCTCTGCCTTTGTTCCAGCTCTTCCTGATGGCCACCTTTGTCCTATTCGCACTCTTCCATGTCTAGTTTGTGCCCGAAATAAAGAAAAGAATTTAAATGACTCGGATTAATGTGCTTCCAACCTTCCCATCTGTTACGGTCGGCTCAGCTGACATGGGCAGGGTGGGTCCAATTGGATCATTGATGTGATTGGTTCGAGAATTTTACGTGCAGACGTATGATGTAAAGTAGAAACTATATTACGATGGATTTTTCGGGTGTAAAAATGCTTCGTATCTGAAGCCATAACCGTTATCAGATGGTCAACCTATGCCTTATGTTAGTAAATGAGTTGATTGATCAAAGCATATATGCATTGATTAATGCAAACGAGATAAAAGATAAGATTGAGCGAAATCAAAATTATATACTATTGaccctaaaataaaatatgaCTGACTCGATCTTCTCATGAACTGAGTCAATTATTCTAATTCGTATATGACATATGAACCCAAATAACATAAACGAAGGTCATATTAGGAGTTCAGATCAATATTACTACACTTAACTGAGATAACTGATGCATAGATTTTAGGTGGAGTTCAAACAGGGCTTGATCATTACCTGTTCTCGGGAGGGAAAGCTTTCTCTTCTTGATCTGAGTACGAACAGGAAATCCTTTAGCGTTCATAAAAAGCAGGCCTCAGAACATAAGTTATCCAACCCGTTACAGCGTAATTCAACCCATTACGGCCCATTTAGGCCATTCCGGCCTATTTTATGATCACATTTGTGGTTCTTCATCCGACGCTCCACACGTCCCCACGTAATTGCGCAAGGATTCTCGATTTGCCCGTTGGCTTTATCTTCACATCTACCCTCGCCCACACTCGGCACCTTCCGTTGTCACCGCAGAGCCACCGAGCTATCGGAGTCTCTCGAAACCCGCTCAACGGTAACTCTCtcttccgcctcctcctcctctttctctttcatcGATTGTATTGGAGTCTCAAGCCATAGGTTTTGGTCGCTTCAAGATTCATGGTTTGTTCGGCCAATGGGATTTGGGTGCTTGGATCTGGCAGCGCGATGTGGTCTCCCAGTCGGTGAAGACCGTATCCGTGGATCCTTTAGTTTACCTCCTTCTTAGTTTTCGTTGATTCTTTTGGTGTCGAAAGCTTCGAGATTCATGGTGGTTTGAGACGCTCAACCGTTGGTATTCGGTGCTTAATCTTCCTGTCCCGTCGTTGGTCTCCGAGTGGCTAAAAGTCTTTAGACGATGATCTCCTTCTTTTCCGCTTCTCTTATCGATTCTTTTGGAATAGAAAACTTCGAGGTTCATGGGTTGAGTTGATCCGCCTTGGGATGGGTGCTCGAATCTGCTTGTCCCATGGTCGAGTGGTTAAAAATTGGTCGTCATCAGTCCTCTTCCCCTTTTTCTTCCCTTTTCTCATCTATTCGTTTGAAGTCGTAAACCCCATCCTTTTGTCGCTTCAAGATTCAGCGTTCAAGTGGTCTTCCGTTGGGATCGCGTTCTCGGAGTTGGCACTGATCATGTGGTCTTCTTCCCAGTCGGTCGTTGAGCTGGTAGGGATCTTGTCCctattctcttccttttttttttttttttgtagtcttAACCCCTAGGGTTTTGTTACGTCAAAATACACGGTCTGAGGTTTTCTGCCATTGGGATTGGATGTGCGGAGTCGGCGATGTGATGTGTGTCTGTGTGTTCCATCATCGGTCTTCGTATGGGTGAAAGATCATCAGACATTAATTGACATTAATCACCGTCATCTTATTCCCTTTACTCATCGAAACTTTTTGAGTCTTAATCCAAAAGTTTAAGGTGGTTTGAGTTGGTCTGCCATTAGGACTGGTTACTCGGAGCTGGTAGGTTGTCACgggcttagctggaattgcctaagtcgtgaagcactctTACGACAAAGTCACAGAtttagctggagttgcctaagtcgtgaagcacctttACGCCAACTCCTCGAATTTTAGTTGGGATTGCTTAAGTCATGCGGCGCTCTTGCGACATATGCATCCGTAAAGGATCggtctagttgcaacctcgtacaggtcctgaaggacctgcgaaatagaaagttgattagtttgaaaatgagcgacggacaagtcctgatGTCTCGCaaagaggaaagctttacaagcaattccgcgagcaccttgagtgtaagagagaaaagagatgaaggaggaaacaaagactttagaaggtagaacgaatagttgcaagttcGTAAATAACTGCTCACTGGGTGTCGGAGGTGAAAGTAAATtctcgtcaagttaacgtgcaaacttgtgaagattgttcaacgcttgACACTACCTCGAAACCCCATCCCTCTTGGTGCCACCGGGGGGGTTCTAGggtactgagatggctgacgttttgcgtgAGGTTGCGGTCTGTAGAAAACAGGTCGTGACACGtgaaaacagagccattttggggcaattTGGCCTGACGCGGTGAGTggtcgcactgtagcgctgcgAATTGTCGTTGCAAAAACATAAaatcaaggcaaaacatgctgccatgtaactgtacaagcatgcaaaagcaacgaacggttcgttgaacaaagTTGCTGCGGGtgagcgacgaccgttcgtgacatggcGATGTTGTTTGCTTGGCCTTTGTTGGTCTCTGAGTGGGTAATGATCGTTGGACAAAAATCCTCTTTCCTCCTTGTTTCTCATCAATTCTTTTGGTCTTGAAGCTTGGTTTTCACTTCAAGATTCATGGTTTGGGCTGCTCCACTGCTATGATTGAGTGCTCAGACTGATTTCATAGCTTATGGTTTCCCTGCCCCCGTTCTTACACTCCAAGTGGCTAATGATTGGTTGAGAGGAAACCAGGATATTGTGTCATTTATCCATCAGACCGATCACCAATCACGATGAGGGGGCATTTGCCACAGTCTAAAGTGTTTCTTTTGGATTGTATTTCATGTGTATGAGGGAGAATCACAATTCTTTGAAATACTTTAGTAATGGTGGAATATGTGCGGGAAGTGATTACACAAACATACCATGGGTAATATCCAACACGATGTTGTTCTCATCCAAGAAGATTCTTTTGAAAGGGTACCTGCCATATGACGTCTACAAGATTTTGATACCCGATTAAGTACTCATGATTCTATTTGTGGCTATAATATTGCTGCCTTGTAATGATTTTTTCCAGTAAATTGGAATAGATATTTGTGAATATTGAAGTATCTCCATTactcccttttctttcttcttagtcACTTGTGCCTTTTGTTTTCTTCCTAGAGTGGCTTAATGATCACCTCGTAGATGGCTCAGCTGGCTACCTCATTTGTACAAGCATGTTGCAAGGTAGAGTTGAATATTGTTCCCTGCATGTGTTTTTCCCTCTAAATTAGAGTtgcttttttcttaaattttcaaAGCTATTTTATAATAATGGTTTCATTTACAGTCCATCTTtcttaaattatgattttttataaaaaaagggACCCATTCAATGATGTTTGGAAGGACTTTCATGTACTATCATGGTAGCTCTTACTTGGAACTTAGTCCCTGTTTCATGTTATGACTTCTGAGGTCTTGAAAAAACTATAACAATTATGTTTAGTGTACTATTATTAATGCTCCTGTCAGTGACATTCTTTGCATGAAGCCAGAGTAATGGTGCACCAGCTCTCAGTATCCCCCATCAGTTTTATGTGTGATGGCTGGGTAGATGCGATAAAATCTTCACCATAAACTACTTGTAGTTTGGCCACTGTTCGTCTTAGATATACATTGCAAAATCTCTAATTCTTGATCTCACACTATATATTTCTTTTGTCTTCAGGCATCTCCATTTTCTTTTGAGTCATGTATGCAAATGATAAAAAACATCTTTTTGTAGCTCTTTCAGTGGTAAGAAGCTTACTGACTTAATATGGTGGTGAAATTCTGTTCTCACCCTCCCACTTTGCTtccagctggacctttgatcaacACTTCTGTTTTTCTTACTTTTTGATGAATGATATTCAAAAAGTCAAGATCGGTATTCaggatttctttttctatttgaAGCATCTACTCTTACCACATTATCTTATTAGGTTAGGCTGTACATTCTGTATACTTCTATATATTGTAGATTTATGCTGTTTCAGATTTTTTTAATTACACTACATATTTTTTTTGTACAAGCAACTTCTAAATTATACCTAATTAGAAAGTTTGTTTTCAGGGTTTTAACGAGAGCCACCTAACACGTGCCATATCTTTCGAAGCCGAAAGAGGACACTGCAACACATTTGGTAGGACTATGAGGTACTGTGCATATATTCACAATATGTCTACTCATAATTGAGCACAACTGCAAAAGACTATTTCATATTAGTTACTTCACTGGCAGGTTTAGCAACTTTCTCCACTCGAAACTCCTAAAATGGTGTTCCCGATCTAATCATGGGTCCTCACAGAAGCTGTTGGAAGAAGTTGGTGACTATAGCACAGCAAGCACGTCAGAACGGTCTAAATTTCTAAATAAGGTACATAATTCTTGTCATGCTATTATGACAATTATGCATGCTGTTAATGCCCCGCCTAAATAAGTAGCCGTGGAATCATTTGAAGTATCACAAGAGAGTAGATTTGGAAATAGAATCTGCCAAAAAATCTTGAATAGGACAACAGGAACCTAATGTGCCTGCATTATGAGATGCCCTTGGGCAAATTGGAATTCTTTGTTGTCTTTTCTCTTTTGCTTGTTACTGTTGTTAATACTTTAATGAAGAGCAAATGTCACATGGTAAGTTAAGTTAAAGTTCTTGTTTTCAGTGGTTTTATTTCTTTCTTCTACTAACGCTTCAATTAGGAGTCTGTACCTATAGCAATAGTTTTGATGTTGAAAGACGTTGAAAAATACAAACCAAGAGATTTAAGCTTAAGACATACTTAGAAGCCTGCAATTCACATTAGAGTTAAAATTTGTCTTTTGATAATTTGGTGGTGAGGCTCATTTAATTGCTCGTGTTCCAGATTTGATGGTGCTTCATCAATGTCAAACCCCAGTCACCAATTTTTATAGCAGACACCAAGGTTTCAAATCTTGATTTAGTACGATGCTGGTTCTTGAGCGAATCAATTCAATGTCGCTATTGTGGAGCATATTGTGTGTTAGTGTGCCCAGGTTTTATCGGAGGAGGAGAAGACGGAGGAAGAGGAGATggcgaaggaagaggagaagaagagaaggtacTGAAACAGATAAGGTGATGCATATTGAAGAAGGAGACGGCAACAACAGCTACATGTGAAGAAAATGATGGCTGTTATGTGTGGATTTAGATGCAGAAGCAAAGTCGATGGAGGTGGAGGAAAGAGTGGGGGGGAGAGCAAATAACTGTTGAAATCTTAGTTTACAGGTTTCAATTGCTTCCATATATATTGATGTAGTCATAAGTTGTCAGCAGCCATTAACAACTATTTTCAAttacaaatacttaaaaaaaatgaACTTTATGTATTTCAAACTGGGACCAAATAATATCCCTCGATCCATATGCCATGTCCTGTGTAATCAGTAAATACTTGAACGTACATAGTAGTA
The window above is part of the Musa acuminata AAA Group cultivar baxijiao chromosome BXJ2-6, Cavendish_Baxijiao_AAA, whole genome shotgun sequence genome. Proteins encoded here:
- the LOC135614600 gene encoding uncharacterized GPI-anchored protein At4g28100-like, which produces MTTMSRLLPLLLSLLLLQVSLLAAQPALPEPDAASIQLIPSTSSAAAGGASSSSPPATIPAFPEQSDVSTAACPLDPPADLLPSVSAACGASDDSLPSRSRCCPTLNAWLLAAYSASALAAHPPPSSGYDLPALPDDSEACIGGVERALRDRGVDLPRVNGTCDAAYCYCGVRLRRLACAGAFVADAAEGRWVPAGDAGRRLERDCSRFGFSGCTRCLRSLNQLKSEEKRGIGNATKWDKKAGPTQDRECQLMGVTWLLSKNRTHFLPAATSVLRVLMAADGVGGPDPTSCTLSLDDMPLAVGSDQIDSRGGSSAVRSLPLFQLFLMATFVLFALFHV